One window of Papaver somniferum cultivar HN1 chromosome 9, ASM357369v1, whole genome shotgun sequence genomic DNA carries:
- the LOC113311348 gene encoding uncharacterized protein LOC113311348 encodes MDEKRLVIQLVNGLPEEYNTVASFIQQSMPSFDTARSQLRTEEIRRENLSSSGSHTAIAAANSRLLPPPASVSSRSLAPEHHRISLGPEHNKISLGREEPLLPTPSGPRNHYPTTTARASHWQAPLLSTPPSPYPTTTGYHSTDPYWASPHYFTGRGRGRHFRGRGRGRGRSTFPGRSPQAYLTPTTEYLHPSDIAEAYNSMSIRTPEDDFYVDTGTTSHITSDPGLELEEDYSTM; translated from the exons ATGGATGAAAAACGATTGGTTATTCAACTTGTTAATGGActtccggaggaatacaacacTGTTGCCTCCTTCATTCAACAATCGATGCCTTCTTTTGACACTGCTCGATCTCAACTACGTACTGAGGAGATCCGACGTGAAAATCTATCCAGTTCCGGCTCGCACACTGCCATTGCAGCCGCCAACAGCCGCCTTCTTCCGCCTCCTGCATCTGTTTCTTCACGATCGTTAGCTCCAGAACATCACAGAATTTCGCTGGGTCCTGAACACAACAAAATTTCGCTTGGCCGGGAAGAGCCTCTCCTTCCAACTCCATCAGGCCCACGAAATCACTACCCAACAACTACTGCTCGGGCTTCACACTGGCAAGCGCCTCTGCTGTCAACTCCCCCAAGCCCATATCCTACCACTACAGGATACCACTCAACAGATCCGTACTGGGCTTCTCCACACTACTTCACTGGACGTGGCCGGGGACGACATTTCCGTGGGCGTGGACGTGGCCGTGGTCGAAGCACTTTCCCAGGCCGTTCACCACAAGCGTACCTCACTCCCACCACGGAATACCTTCACCCATCAGACATTGCCGAAGCATACAACTCCATGAGCATTCGAACACCTGAGGATGACTTTTATGTGGACACTGGCACAACTTCACACATCACCTCGGATCCAG gacttGAGCTCGAGGAAGACTATTCTACGATGTGA